One genomic segment of Mus pahari chromosome 4, PAHARI_EIJ_v1.1, whole genome shotgun sequence includes these proteins:
- the C4H1orf68 gene encoding skin-specific protein 32 has protein sequence MCEQQKQSQFLPSCVKGSGLGVGQGSDGAFGKGQVSGQIQAVGAPGPAPCQPQTIVRYSAPVPAQTYVRYQVPCQTKTYVKCPTPCQTYVKCPAPCQTTYVKCPAPCQTTCVKCPAPCQKTYVKCPAPCQTTNVKCPVPCQTTSVKCPAPCQAQTYYVQYQVPYQTYYTQASSSGSGPQGCVPDPCSAPCSTSYCCLAPRTFGVSPLRRWIQRPQGWNTGSSGCCEDSGCCSSGSCGGCGSCGGCGGCDSCCGSGCCCLGIIPMRSSGPACCHHEDDCCC, from the coding sequence ATGTGTGAGCAGCAGAAGCAGTCACAGTTCCTTCCATCTTGTGTGAAGGGCTCCGGACTGGGAGTGGGACAAGGTAGTGATGGTGCCTTTGGGAAAGGCCAGGTTTCAGGCCAGATCCAAGCTGTTGGTGCTCCAGGGCCTGCTCCCTGCCAGCCGCAAACCATTGTGAGATACTCAGCTCCAGTTCCTGCTCAAACTTACGTGAGATACCAAGTTCCGTGCCAGACCAAAACCTACGTGAAATGCCCAACTCCCTGCCAGACATACGTGAAATGTCCAGCCCCATGCCAGACTACCTATGTGAAGTGCCCAGCCCCATGCCAGACGACCTGTGTGAAATGCCCAGCCCCATGCCAGAAGACCTACGTGAAATGTCCCGCCCCATGCCAGACAACTAATGTGAAGTGCCCAGTTCCATGTCAGACAACCTCTGTCAAATGTCCAGCTCCCTGCCAGGCTCAGACGTATTATGTCCAGTATCAGGTTCCTTACCAGACCTACTATACTCAGGCTTCTTCAAGTGGCTCAGGACCTCAGGGCTGTGTTCCTGACCCATGCTCTGCCCCCTGTTCCACCAGCTACTGCTGTTTGGCTCCCCGGACCTTTGGGGTGAGTCCTCTGAGACGCTGGATCCAGCGGCCCcaaggatggaacacaggatcttCTGGCTGCTGTGAGGATTCTGGGTGCTGCAGCTCTGGAAGCTGCGGGGGCTGCGGGAGCTGCGGAGGCTGCGGAGGCTGCGACTCCTGCTGTGGCTCTGGGTGTTGCTGTTTGGGAATTATTCCCATGAGGTCCAGCGGTCCTGCATGCTGTCATCATGAGGATGATTGCTGCTGTTAA